The proteins below come from a single Acidobacteriota bacterium genomic window:
- a CDS encoding D-glycerate dehydrogenase — translation MSSKSHHFRVFATCDIGREALDRLRERGYQVEVYGQPGPPPKSLIIEKVKSEIDALITTLRDPIDREVFEAGKGTLRVVAQDAVGFDNINRADANEYKVPFTNTPEVLTEATAEFALFMLGAVARKLYPSERLVRENRWGAWHPYLPFLGDEVTGKTIGVVGLGRIGQAFIKKALGFDVDFLCYDSISTPADFLKGVQEELDVRHRHGFSDERRTIRAVSMEDALAGADFVSLHVPLVREGASPTYHLINHKTLRMMKSTAYLVNTSRGPVVDEAALASALNERVIAGAALDVFEREPLPPDSPLRNPELEDRVRLYHHFASGGRITRLSADPNRGMAGRTVQSLIDVLEATGSLANVPCVVNKEAFR, via the coding sequence ATGAGTAGTAAGAGTCATCATTTTCGCGTTTTTGCCACTTGCGACATCGGCCGCGAGGCGCTCGACCGGCTGCGTGAGCGCGGCTATCAGGTGGAAGTCTACGGCCAGCCTGGACCGCCGCCGAAAAGCCTGATCATCGAAAAAGTGAAATCGGAAATCGACGCGCTGATTACCACGCTGCGCGATCCTATCGACCGCGAAGTTTTTGAGGCGGGCAAGGGAACTTTGCGGGTAGTGGCGCAGGATGCGGTTGGCTTCGACAACATCAATCGCGCCGACGCCAACGAATATAAGGTCCCTTTTACCAACACACCGGAGGTCCTGACCGAGGCGACGGCGGAGTTCGCCCTTTTCATGCTGGGCGCGGTGGCGCGCAAGCTGTATCCCAGCGAACGCCTGGTGAGGGAAAACCGCTGGGGCGCATGGCATCCTTATCTTCCCTTCCTCGGCGACGAGGTCACCGGCAAGACCATTGGCGTGGTCGGCCTGGGACGCATTGGGCAGGCCTTCATCAAGAAGGCGCTCGGGTTCGATGTGGATTTCCTTTGCTACGACTCGATTTCTACACCGGCGGATTTCCTGAAAGGCGTTCAGGAAGAGCTGGATGTGCGCCACCGCCATGGCTTCTCGGATGAGCGGCGGACCATCCGCGCGGTGAGCATGGAAGATGCTCTGGCCGGAGCCGACTTTGTCTCGCTGCACGTGCCGCTGGTGCGCGAAGGCGCATCGCCGACCTATCACCTGATCAACCACAAGACCTTGCGGATGATGAAATCCACGGCCTACCTGGTGAACACTTCGCGCGGCCCGGTTGTGGATGAAGCAGCTTTGGCGAGCGCGCTGAACGAGCGTGTGATCGCCGGCGCGGCCCTCGATGTGTTCGAGCGCGAGCCGCTGCCGCCGGATTCGCCCTTGCGCAACCCGGAGCTTGAAGATCGCGTGCGGCTGTACCATCACTTTGCCAGCGGGGGCCGCATCACGCGCCTCTCCGCTGATCCTAATCGCGGCATGGCCGGGCGCACGGTCCAGTCGCTTATCGACGTGCTGGAAGCCACGGGCAGCCTGGCCAATGTTCCATGCGTCGTCAACAAGGAAGCCTTCCGTTGA
- a CDS encoding pyridoxal phosphate-dependent aminotransferase codes for MGPRNLRLADCMSRLGTEGAFDVLVRARELEAQGKEIIHLEIGEPDFPTAPNIVDAAKGALDHGWTHYGPPAGFPELRQAVAEDVGRRRGISVDPAEVVITPGAKPVMFYTILALAGPGDEVLYPDPGFPIYSSMINFVGATPVPYATPEARGFDIDVKEIVGKIGDRTRLMILNSPNNPTGGMVSRQEMETLAQALKGRDVMVLSDEIYSRLIYSGEHVSPAAFDELRDRVIILDGFSKTYAMTGWRLGYGVMRRDLARQIALLMINSNSCTASFTQMAGVEALRGDQSSVAAMLEKFRQRREVIVDGLNRIRGFHCLMPQGAFYAFPNITETGKNSRELADALLNEAGVACLSGTAFGRQGEGYLRFSFANSVENIQNALERISDWMNKKH; via the coding sequence ATGGGACCGCGGAACCTGCGGCTTGCCGATTGCATGTCCCGCCTGGGGACTGAGGGCGCTTTTGACGTGCTGGTACGCGCGCGGGAACTCGAGGCGCAGGGCAAGGAAATTATCCATCTTGAAATCGGTGAGCCGGATTTCCCGACCGCGCCCAACATTGTTGATGCAGCGAAGGGCGCTCTCGACCATGGCTGGACGCATTATGGCCCGCCCGCAGGCTTTCCGGAACTGAGGCAGGCTGTGGCGGAAGATGTCGGCCGGCGGCGCGGGATCTCCGTCGATCCTGCGGAGGTGGTCATCACGCCCGGCGCCAAGCCCGTCATGTTTTACACCATCCTTGCGCTGGCGGGGCCCGGCGACGAGGTGCTCTATCCGGACCCCGGATTTCCCATTTACTCCTCCATGATCAACTTTGTGGGCGCCACGCCGGTCCCTTATGCAACGCCCGAAGCGCGCGGCTTCGATATTGACGTCAAAGAGATCGTCGGCAAGATCGGCGATCGCACGCGGCTGATGATTCTGAACTCGCCCAACAATCCGACAGGCGGAATGGTTAGCCGGCAGGAGATGGAAACCCTGGCGCAGGCTTTAAAGGGCCGCGACGTGATGGTCCTTTCAGACGAAATATACAGCCGCTTGATCTACAGCGGCGAGCACGTGAGCCCGGCGGCGTTCGATGAACTGCGTGACCGCGTCATCATTCTCGACGGATTTTCCAAGACCTATGCCATGACGGGGTGGCGGCTGGGGTACGGCGTGATGCGGCGTGACCTGGCCCGGCAGATTGCATTGCTGATGATTAATTCAAATTCCTGCACGGCCAGCTTCACCCAGATGGCCGGCGTGGAAGCCTTGCGCGGCGACCAGAGCTCGGTGGCTGCGATGCTCGAGAAGTTTCGCCAGCGGCGTGAAGTGATTGTGGACGGATTGAATCGCATCCGGGGATTTCATTGTCTCATGCCCCAGGGGGCGTTTTACGCGTTCCCGAATATCACGGAGACCGGAAAAAACTCGCGTGAACTGGCCGACGCGCTCCTGAACGAAGCCGGTGTGGCATGCCTCTCCGGCACGGCATTCGGCCGGCAGGGCGAAGGCTATTTGCGGTTTTCTTTTGCCAACTCCGTCGAGAACATTCAAAATGCACTGGAACGTATTTCGGACTGGATGAATAAGAAGCATTAG